From uncultured Roseateles sp., the proteins below share one genomic window:
- the pstS gene encoding phosphate ABC transporter substrate-binding protein PstS, protein MKIAQLSSVLMLSATMTLAATAQAQDVTGAGASFPAPVYAKWADAYNKATGARINYQSVGSGAGLKQIRAKTVDFGASDMPLTDEELAKDGLVQFPTVIGGVVPVVNIKGIQPGQIKLTGQLLGDIYLGKIAKWNDPALTALNPGVPLPDEAIAVVRRADGSGTSFIFTNYLSKVNAEWKAKVGEGAAVNWPTGAGGKGNEGVSAFVQRLPGSIGYVEYAYAKQNKMSHVLLKNLAGAFVGPDDLNFKAAAAGADWNKTFYQVLTEQPGKESWPLTGATFILMHKSQDKPVQATNSLKFFEWAYGNGDKMAADLEYVTLPDSVKNLVRKQWGEIKDGAGKAVAFK, encoded by the coding sequence ATGAAAATTGCCCAACTTTCCAGCGTTTTGATGCTTTCGGCCACGATGACCCTGGCCGCCACGGCGCAAGCCCAGGACGTCACCGGCGCGGGTGCCAGCTTCCCCGCACCGGTCTATGCCAAGTGGGCCGATGCCTACAACAAGGCCACCGGTGCACGCATCAACTACCAGTCGGTGGGCTCGGGCGCAGGCCTCAAGCAGATCCGCGCCAAGACGGTGGACTTCGGTGCCTCCGACATGCCGCTGACCGATGAAGAGCTGGCCAAGGACGGCCTGGTGCAGTTCCCCACCGTGATCGGTGGCGTTGTGCCCGTGGTCAATATCAAGGGCATACAGCCCGGCCAGATCAAGCTGACCGGCCAGCTGCTGGGCGACATCTATCTGGGCAAGATCGCCAAGTGGAACGACCCCGCGCTGACCGCGCTGAACCCCGGCGTGCCGCTGCCCGACGAAGCGATCGCCGTGGTGCGCCGCGCCGACGGTTCGGGCACCAGCTTCATCTTCACCAACTACCTGTCCAAGGTGAATGCCGAATGGAAGGCCAAGGTGGGCGAGGGCGCTGCGGTGAACTGGCCCACGGGTGCGGGTGGCAAGGGCAATGAGGGCGTGTCGGCCTTTGTGCAGCGCCTGCCGGGCTCCATCGGTTACGTCGAGTACGCCTATGCCAAGCAGAACAAGATGTCTCATGTGCTGCTGAAGAATCTGGCCGGCGCCTTTGTCGGCCCTGATGATCTGAACTTCAAGGCCGCCGCCGCCGGAGCCGATTGGAACAAGACCTTCTACCAGGTGCTGACCGAGCAGCCCGGCAAGGAGAGCTGGCCCCTGACTGGCGCCACCTTCATCCTGATGCACAAGAGCCAGGACAAGCCGGTGCAGGCGACCAACTCGCTGAAGTTCTTCGAATGGGCCTACGGCAATGGCGACAAGATGGCCGCCGATCTGGAATACGTGACCCTGCCGGACAGCGTCAAGAACCTGGTGCGCAAGCAATGGGGTGAGATCAAGGACGGCGCCGGCAAAGCGGTGGCGTTCAAGTAA
- the pstC gene encoding phosphate ABC transporter permease PstC — MQRKASPWADTVFSVLAHGSAWLVLLLLLGIVGSLLISAMPAIREYGFSFLWRSDWDPVKNQYGGLVMIYGTLMTSVIALLIAVPVSFGIALFLTELSPNWLRRPLGIAVELLAAVPSIVYGMWGLLVFGPILATYVQQPLQKLLHGVPYLSRLVEGAPVGIGIFSAGVILAIMIIPYIAAVMRDVFETTPAMLRESAYGLGATTWEVVFRVVLPFTKAGVIGAIMLGLGRALGETMAITFVIGNMNQLDSPSLFAAANSITSALANEFAEAEEGLHQASLIYLGLILFFITFVVLALSKVLLARLKKGEGSRT; from the coding sequence GTGCAGCGCAAGGCCTCGCCCTGGGCCGACACCGTATTTTCGGTGCTGGCCCATGGCTCGGCCTGGCTGGTGCTGCTGTTGCTGTTGGGCATCGTCGGCTCGCTGCTGATCAGCGCCATGCCGGCGATCCGCGAATATGGCTTCAGCTTTCTGTGGCGCAGCGACTGGGACCCGGTGAAGAACCAGTACGGCGGCCTGGTGATGATTTACGGCACCTTGATGACCTCGGTCATCGCGCTGCTGATCGCGGTGCCGGTGAGCTTCGGCATCGCGCTGTTCCTGACCGAGTTGTCACCGAACTGGCTGCGCCGGCCGCTGGGCATTGCCGTCGAGCTGCTGGCGGCCGTGCCGTCCATTGTCTACGGCATGTGGGGCCTGCTGGTGTTTGGCCCCATCCTGGCCACCTATGTGCAGCAGCCGCTGCAAAAGCTGCTGCATGGCGTGCCCTATCTGAGCCGCCTGGTCGAAGGCGCGCCGGTGGGCATAGGCATTTTCTCGGCCGGGGTGATCCTGGCCATCATGATCATTCCCTACATCGCTGCGGTGATGCGCGATGTGTTCGAGACCACGCCGGCGATGCTGCGCGAATCGGCCTACGGCCTGGGCGCGACGACCTGGGAGGTGGTGTTCCGCGTCGTGCTGCCCTTCACCAAGGCCGGCGTCATCGGCGCCATCATGCTGGGCTTGGGCCGGGCACTGGGCGAGACCATGGCCATCACCTTCGTGATCGGCAATATGAACCAGCTCGACTCGCCGTCGCTGTTCGCCGCGGCCAACAGCATCACCTCGGCGCTGGCCAATGAGTTCGCCGAGGCCGAGGAGGGGCTGCACCAGGCCTCGCTGATCTATCTGGGCCTGATTCTGTTTTTCATCACCTTCGTTGTGTTGGCGCTGTCCAAGGTCTTGCTGGCACGGCTGAAGAAGGGTGAGGGGAGCCGCACATGA
- the pstA gene encoding phosphate ABC transporter permease PstA, which translates to MTIASLDSKRMSMHMRRKRINAVALTLSLGAMAFGLFWLIWILFETFRLGLGGLSLALFTEMTPPPMSETGGLANAIFGSLTMVALATFVGTPVGIMAGVYLAEYGQRTWLGSTTRFINDILLSAPSIVIGLFIYALVVARFKAFSGLAGVLALALIVIPVVIRTTETMLTLIPNAMREAAYALGTPKWRVISNITLKSARAGVVTGILLALARISGETAPLLFTALSNQFWSMDLSQPMASLPVTIFKFAMSPYENWQKLAWAGVFLITMGVLALNIAARVMFRNKH; encoded by the coding sequence ATGACCATTGCATCGTTGGACTCCAAACGCATGTCCATGCACATGCGCCGCAAGCGCATCAATGCGGTGGCGCTGACCCTGTCGCTGGGGGCCATGGCCTTCGGCCTGTTCTGGCTGATCTGGATTCTGTTCGAGACCTTCCGCCTGGGCCTGGGTGGCCTGTCGCTGGCGCTGTTCACCGAGATGACGCCGCCGCCGATGTCGGAGACCGGTGGTCTGGCCAACGCGATCTTCGGTTCGCTGACGATGGTCGCCCTGGCCACCTTCGTGGGCACGCCGGTCGGCATCATGGCCGGCGTCTACCTGGCCGAGTACGGCCAGCGCACCTGGCTGGGCAGCACCACGCGCTTCATCAACGACATCCTGCTGTCGGCGCCCAGCATCGTCATCGGCCTGTTCATCTACGCGCTGGTGGTGGCCCGCTTCAAGGCCTTCTCAGGTCTGGCTGGCGTGCTGGCCCTGGCCCTGATCGTGATCCCGGTGGTGATACGCACGACCGAGACCATGCTGACCTTGATTCCGAACGCGATGCGTGAAGCGGCCTATGCGCTTGGCACGCCGAAGTGGCGGGTGATTTCCAACATCACCCTGAAATCGGCCCGCGCCGGCGTGGTCACCGGCATTCTGCTGGCCCTGGCCCGCATCTCGGGCGAGACTGCTCCGCTGCTGTTCACTGCGCTGTCCAACCAGTTCTGGAGCATGGACCTGAGCCAGCCCATGGCCAGCCTGCCGGTGACGATTTTCAAATTCGCGATGAGCCCCTACGAGAACTGGCAGAAGTTGGCCTGGGCCGGGGTGTTCCTGATCACCATGGGTGTGCTGGCTCTGAATATTGCCGCCCGCGTGATGTTCCGCAACAAGCACTGA
- the pstB gene encoding phosphate ABC transporter ATP-binding protein PstB, with the protein MDAHVNAPAIVAPKLSVRDLNFYYGSFHALKHINLDIPEKKVTAFIGPSGCGKSTLLRCFNRMFALYPEQRAEGQIMLDGENILQSKLDVSLIRAKVGMVFQKPTPFPMSIYDNIAFGVKLFETLPRVEMDERVEWALKKAALWTEVKDKLNQSGASLSGGQQQRLCIARGIAIKPEVLLLDEPCSALDPISTGKIEELIHELKSDYTVLIVTHNMQQAARCSDYTAYMYLGDLIEFGPTSDLFMKPKKKDTEDYITGRFG; encoded by the coding sequence ATGGATGCCCATGTGAATGCTCCCGCTATCGTCGCGCCCAAGCTGTCGGTGCGGGACCTGAATTTCTATTACGGCAGCTTCCACGCGCTGAAGCACATCAACCTGGACATTCCGGAGAAGAAGGTCACTGCCTTCATTGGACCGTCCGGCTGCGGCAAGTCCACCCTGCTGCGCTGTTTCAACCGCATGTTCGCGCTCTACCCCGAGCAGCGCGCGGAAGGCCAGATCATGCTGGACGGCGAGAACATCCTGCAAAGCAAGCTGGATGTGAGCCTGATACGCGCCAAGGTCGGCATGGTGTTCCAGAAGCCGACGCCGTTCCCGATGTCGATCTACGACAACATCGCCTTTGGCGTGAAGCTGTTCGAGACCCTGCCGCGCGTCGAGATGGACGAGCGCGTCGAATGGGCGCTGAAGAAGGCCGCGCTGTGGACCGAGGTCAAGGACAAGCTCAACCAGAGCGGCGCCAGCCTGTCCGGCGGCCAGCAGCAGCGCCTGTGCATTGCGCGCGGCATTGCCATCAAGCCCGAGGTCCTGCTGCTCGACGAACCCTGTTCGGCGCTGGACCCGATCTCGACCGGCAAGATCGAGGAACTGATCCACGAGCTGAAGAGCGACTACACGGTGCTGATCGTCACCCACAACATGCAGCAGGCGGCGCGCTGCTCGGACTACACCGCCTATATGTACCTGGGCGATCTGATCGAGTTCGGACCGACCTCGGATCTGTTCATGAAACCCAAAAAGAAGGACACCGAGGACTACATCACTGGACGATTCGGTTGA
- the phoU gene encoding phosphate signaling complex protein PhoU, with the protein MVDKHLSTQFDAELSGISTRVLEMGGLVESQVVQAIASLTQFNGDLASSVLKVEEQVNAMEMEIDRDLSSIIARRQPTARDLRLLIAISKAIANLERVGDEAARVARTVQRLMNSGVSSRLRLPMADLAFEADLATAQLRKALDAFARLDVERALEVLKQDDQIDKEFDGLMRKLITYMMEDPRTISSSIDMIFVAKAIERVGDHAKNLAEVIIYVVKGTDVRHNTPEAVETMVR; encoded by the coding sequence ATGGTTGACAAGCATCTTTCCACCCAGTTCGACGCCGAATTGAGCGGTATCTCCACCCGCGTGCTCGAGATGGGCGGGCTGGTCGAGTCTCAGGTGGTGCAGGCGATTGCCTCGCTGACCCAGTTCAACGGCGATCTGGCCAGCAGCGTGCTCAAGGTCGAGGAGCAGGTCAATGCAATGGAGATGGAGATCGACCGCGACCTCTCCAGCATCATTGCGCGCCGCCAGCCGACGGCCCGAGATCTGCGCCTGCTGATTGCGATCTCCAAGGCCATTGCCAATCTGGAGCGTGTGGGCGACGAGGCCGCCCGCGTGGCGCGCACCGTGCAGCGCCTGATGAATTCCGGCGTCTCGAGCCGGCTGCGACTGCCGATGGCCGATCTGGCCTTCGAGGCCGATCTGGCCACGGCCCAGCTGCGCAAGGCGCTGGATGCCTTTGCCCGGCTGGATGTCGAGCGCGCGCTGGAGGTGCTGAAGCAGGATGACCAGATCGACAAGGAGTTCGACGGCCTGATGCGCAAGCTCATCACCTACATGATGGAAGACCCGCGCACCATCTCCAGCAGCATCGACATGATCTTCGTGGCCAAGGCGATCGAGCGTGTGGGCGACCATGCGAAGAACCTGGCCGAGGTCATCATCTACGTGGTCAAGGGCACCGATGTGCGTCACAACACGCCCGAGGCGGTTGAGACCATGGTTCGCTGA
- the phoB gene encoding phosphate regulon transcriptional regulator PhoB produces the protein MSRVLVVEDESAIAELISINLRHAGFEVTIAATADQAQFEVDRVLPELVVLDWMLPGQSGLALARQWRGQARTRDLPIIMLTARAEETDKVSGLDAGADDYLTKPFSTNELLARIRAVLRRKAPEALDSLVEVGGLSLDPGTRRVTREGVEVKLGPTEFRLLHFFMTHPERVHSRSQLLDRVWGDHVFIEERTVDVHVKRLRGALEPAQCHRMIETVRGAGYRLTQHVSATAE, from the coding sequence ATGAGTCGCGTTCTAGTGGTTGAAGACGAATCGGCCATCGCCGAACTGATTTCCATCAATCTTCGCCACGCGGGTTTCGAGGTCACCATTGCGGCCACGGCCGACCAGGCGCAGTTCGAGGTGGACCGCGTGCTGCCCGAGTTGGTGGTGCTGGACTGGATGCTGCCCGGCCAGTCCGGCCTGGCCCTGGCACGCCAATGGCGCGGCCAGGCCCGCACCCGTGACCTGCCCATCATCATGCTCACTGCCCGCGCGGAGGAGACCGACAAGGTGTCGGGTCTTGACGCCGGTGCCGATGACTATCTGACCAAGCCCTTCTCGACCAACGAGTTGCTGGCCCGCATCCGCGCGGTGCTGCGCCGCAAGGCGCCCGAGGCGCTGGATTCGCTGGTCGAGGTCGGTGGCCTGAGCCTGGATCCGGGCACGCGCCGCGTGACACGGGAGGGTGTCGAGGTCAAGCTCGGGCCGACCGAGTTCCGCCTGCTGCATTTCTTCATGACCCACCCGGAACGGGTGCACAGCCGCTCGCAGCTGCTGGACCGGGTCTGGGGCGACCATGTGTTCATCGAGGAGCGCACGGTGGACGTGCACGTCAAGCGCCTGCGCGGCGCGCTCGAGCCGGCGCAATGCCATCGCATGATTGAGACCGTGCGCGGGGCAGGCTATCGGCTGACCCAGCACGTCAGCGCCACTGCCGAATAA
- the phoR gene encoding phosphate regulon sensor histidine kinase PhoR, translated as MSWFASRLFLAAFAVALGGVFGMWAGTLLRIPLLSAVMGAAISVGVLVVLDAVRGHRLIHWLKGSQLEGAPRDAGLWGELAYRVERLVRDRDKIIARERLQLEQFLSAIEASPNGVLLLDAHEHIIWCNKVAADHFSLDPLRDRQQRITNLVRFPAFVAHLQSGRHDDTLLLNNARGPGTLSVILRSFGEGMRLVLSQDVTERERSESMRRDFVANVSHEIRTPLTVLAGFIETMDSLPLTEVERKRVLVLMTQQTQRMQTLVSDLLTLAQLEGSPRPGADSWVSVEALLKRVSADGQALSAGRHVLKVRISGPAQLAGQESELFSAMANLVNNAVRYTPEGGQIDIAWAVHDDGSAELSVSDTGLGISREHIPRLTERFYRVDGSRSRETGGTGLGLSIVKHVAQRHGGELDIQSEPGKGSRFRLMFPAARVRALAAEPVAA; from the coding sequence GTGAGCTGGTTTGCATCGCGTTTGTTTCTGGCGGCCTTTGCGGTCGCTCTTGGTGGTGTGTTCGGCATGTGGGCCGGTACGCTGTTGCGCATTCCGCTGCTCAGTGCCGTGATGGGCGCGGCCATCAGCGTGGGCGTGCTGGTGGTGCTGGACGCGGTGCGTGGCCACCGCCTGATCCACTGGCTCAAGGGCTCGCAGCTGGAGGGGGCGCCCCGTGATGCCGGCCTTTGGGGCGAGCTGGCCTACCGCGTGGAGCGTCTGGTGCGCGACCGCGACAAGATCATTGCCCGCGAGCGCCTGCAGCTGGAGCAGTTCCTGTCGGCCATCGAGGCCTCGCCCAACGGCGTGCTGCTGCTCGACGCGCATGAGCACATCATCTGGTGCAACAAGGTTGCGGCCGACCACTTCTCGCTCGATCCGCTGCGCGACCGCCAGCAGCGCATCACCAATCTCGTGCGCTTTCCGGCCTTCGTCGCCCACCTGCAATCGGGTCGCCATGACGACACCTTGCTGCTGAACAATGCGCGCGGGCCCGGCACCTTGTCGGTCATCCTGCGCAGCTTTGGCGAGGGCATGCGCCTGGTGCTGTCGCAGGACGTCACCGAGCGCGAGCGCTCCGAGTCCATGCGGCGCGATTTCGTTGCCAATGTCTCGCACGAGATCCGCACGCCGCTGACGGTGCTCGCCGGTTTCATCGAGACCATGGATTCGCTGCCGCTGACCGAAGTCGAACGCAAGCGTGTGCTGGTGCTGATGACCCAGCAGACGCAGCGCATGCAGACCCTGGTCAGCGACCTGCTGACCCTGGCACAGCTGGAGGGCAGCCCACGCCCCGGCGCCGACAGCTGGGTGTCGGTCGAGGCCCTGCTCAAGCGCGTGTCCGCGGATGGCCAGGCCCTGTCGGCCGGCCGCCATGTGCTCAAGGTCAGGATCAGCGGCCCGGCTCAGCTGGCCGGCCAGGAGTCCGAGTTGTTCAGCGCCATGGCCAATCTGGTCAACAACGCGGTGCGCTACACGCCCGAGGGCGGGCAGATCGACATCGCCTGGGCCGTGCATGACGATGGCTCGGCCGAATTGAGCGTGTCCGATACCGGCCTGGGCATCTCGCGCGAGCACATACCTCGGCTGACCGAGCGCTTCTATCGCGTCGATGGCAGCCGCTCGCGGGAAACCGGCGGCACCGGCCTGGGCCTGTCCATTGTCAAGCACGTGGCCCAGCGCCATGGCGGCGAACTCGACATCCAGAGCGAACCTGGCAAGGGCTCGCGCTTCCGGCTGATGTTCCCGGCCGCGCGGGTGCGCGCCCTGGCGGCCGAGCCGGTGGCGGCCTGA
- a CDS encoding type B 50S ribosomal protein L31: protein MKDGIHPNYRDICFVDLSNGFKFVTRSCAQTKEMVKMEDGRELPLFKLETTSESHPFYTGTQKSIDSLGGRVEKFRNKFTRIGAAVKK, encoded by the coding sequence ATGAAAGACGGCATTCACCCCAACTACCGCGACATCTGCTTCGTGGACCTGTCCAACGGTTTCAAGTTTGTGACGCGTTCCTGCGCACAGACCAAAGAAATGGTGAAGATGGAAGACGGCCGCGAACTGCCGTTGTTCAAGCTGGAAACCACCAGCGAATCGCACCCGTTCTACACCGGCACGCAGAAGAGCATCGACTCGCTGGGTGGTCGCGTTGAGAAGTTCCGCAACAAGTTCACGCGCATCGGCGCCGCCGTCAAGAAGTAA
- the rho gene encoding transcription termination factor Rho, with translation MHLSELKALHVSELIKMGEALEIDNVARLRKQELMFAIMKKRAKGGEQVFGDGVLEVLPDGFGFLRSPDASYMASTDDIYLSPSQIRRFNLHTGDMVEGEVRVPKDGERYFALVKVDRVNELTPEESKNKIMFENLTPLFPKEQFKLERDIKSDENITGRIIDLVAPIGKGQRALLVAQPKTGKTVMMQQLAHAIVANHPEVYLIVLLVDERPEEVTEMLRTVRGEVISSTFDEPAARHVQVAEMVIERAKRLVELKRDVVILLDSITRLARAYNNVLPSSGKVLTGGVDANALQRPKRFFGAARNVEEGGSLTIIGTALIDTGSRMDEVIYEEFKGTGNCEIHLDRRMAEKRVYPSILINKSGTRREELLLKPEILQKTWILRKLLYPMDEIEAMEFVLDKMKSTKSNIDFFDMMRRGG, from the coding sequence ATGCATCTTTCAGAACTAAAAGCGCTCCACGTATCCGAGCTCATCAAGATGGGCGAGGCACTGGAGATCGACAACGTCGCTCGACTGCGCAAGCAGGAGCTGATGTTCGCGATCATGAAAAAGCGCGCCAAAGGCGGGGAGCAGGTGTTCGGCGACGGCGTGCTGGAGGTGCTGCCTGACGGCTTCGGCTTCCTGCGCTCGCCCGACGCCAGCTATATGGCCTCGACCGACGACATCTACCTCAGCCCCAGCCAGATCCGCCGCTTCAATCTGCACACCGGCGACATGGTCGAGGGCGAGGTGCGCGTGCCCAAGGACGGCGAACGCTATTTCGCCCTGGTCAAGGTCGACCGCGTCAACGAGCTGACGCCCGAGGAGAGCAAGAACAAGATCATGTTCGAGAACTTGACGCCCTTGTTCCCCAAGGAGCAGTTCAAGCTCGAGCGCGACATCAAGAGCGACGAGAACATCACCGGCCGCATCATCGATCTGGTGGCGCCCATCGGCAAGGGCCAGCGCGCCCTGCTGGTGGCCCAACCCAAGACCGGCAAGACGGTGATGATGCAGCAGCTGGCCCATGCCATCGTTGCCAACCACCCCGAGGTCTATCTGATCGTGCTGCTGGTCGACGAGCGGCCCGAGGAAGTGACCGAAATGCTGCGCACCGTGCGCGGCGAGGTCATCAGCTCGACCTTCGACGAGCCGGCCGCCCGCCACGTGCAGGTCGCCGAGATGGTGATCGAGCGCGCCAAGCGCCTGGTCGAGCTGAAGCGCGACGTGGTCATCCTGCTGGACTCGATCACCCGCCTGGCCCGTGCCTACAACAATGTGCTGCCCTCGTCGGGCAAGGTGCTGACCGGTGGTGTGGATGCCAATGCGCTGCAGCGCCCCAAGCGCTTCTTCGGCGCGGCCCGCAATGTCGAAGAAGGCGGCTCGCTGACCATCATAGGCACGGCGCTGATCGACACCGGCAGCCGCATGGACGAGGTGATCTACGAAGAATTCAAGGGCACCGGCAACTGCGAAATCCATCTGGATCGCCGCATGGCCGAGAAGCGCGTCTATCCGTCCATCCTGATCAACAAGTCGGGCACGCGCCGCGAAGAACTGCTGCTCAAGCCCGAGATCCTGCAAAAGACCTGGATTCTGCGCAAGCTGCTGTACCCGATGGACGAGATCGAGGCGATGGAGTTCGTGCTCGACAAGATGAAGTCCACCAAGAGCAATATCGACTTCTTCGACATGATGCGAAGAGGCGGTTGA
- the trxA gene encoding thioredoxin TrxA, with protein sequence MSSELIKHISDASFDADVLQANKPVLVDYWAEWCGPCKMIAPILDELSKDYDGRLQITKMNVDENRDVPAKFGIRGIPTLMLFKDGQLAATKVGALSKAQLTAFVDAHL encoded by the coding sequence ATGAGCAGCGAACTGATCAAACACATCTCCGACGCGTCGTTCGACGCGGACGTGCTCCAGGCCAACAAGCCCGTGCTCGTCGACTACTGGGCCGAATGGTGCGGCCCTTGCAAGATGATTGCCCCTATCCTGGACGAGCTGTCCAAGGACTACGACGGCCGTCTGCAGATCACGAAGATGAATGTGGACGAGAACCGCGACGTGCCCGCCAAGTTCGGTATTCGCGGCATTCCGACCCTGATGTTGTTCAAGGACGGCCAGCTCGCCGCGACCAAGGTTGGCGCCCTCTCGAAAGCCCAGTTGACGGCCTTCGTCGACGCGCATCTATAA